The following coding sequences are from one Pseudonocardia sp. HH130630-07 window:
- a CDS encoding superoxide dismutase, with the protein MAQYTLPDLPYDYGALAPHIAPEIMELHHSKHHNTYVQGLNATLDKLAEAREKNDFGAIVGLEKTLAFNLGGHVNHTAFWKNLSPDGGDKPTGDLAAAIDADFGSFDAFQAHFTAAATTIQGSGWAILGYDQLGQKLLIHQLYDQQSQLPAGQTPIVLLDMWEHAFYLQYKNVKPDYVKAWWNVVDWADAAERLAGARG; encoded by the coding sequence ATGGCTCAGTACACGCTTCCGGACCTGCCCTACGACTACGGCGCGCTCGCCCCGCACATCGCGCCGGAGATCATGGAGCTGCACCACTCCAAGCACCACAACACCTACGTCCAGGGCCTCAACGCCACCCTGGACAAGCTGGCCGAGGCCCGCGAGAAGAACGACTTCGGCGCGATCGTCGGCCTGGAGAAGACCCTCGCGTTCAACCTCGGCGGCCACGTCAACCACACCGCCTTCTGGAAGAACCTCTCCCCGGACGGCGGCGACAAGCCCACCGGTGACCTGGCCGCCGCGATCGACGCCGACTTCGGCTCCTTCGACGCGTTCCAGGCCCACTTCACCGCCGCGGCCACCACCATCCAGGGCTCCGGCTGGGCCATCCTGGGCTACGACCAGCTCGGGCAGAAGCTGCTGATCCACCAGCTCTACGACCAGCAGTCCCAGCTCCCGGCCGGGCAGACCCCGATCGTCCTGCTCGACATGTGGGAGCACGCCTTCTACCTGCAGTACAAGAACGTGAAGCCGGACTACGTCAAGGCCTGGTGGAACGTCGTCGACTGGGCCGACGCGGCCGAGCGCCTCGCGGGGGCGCGGGGGTGA
- a CDS encoding ATP-dependent 6-phosphofructokinase, producing the protein MTTWEYSTITPDDLAIDTLGPARITSPLAPLLDARRTTEHYVDSGDRVLLDDTANGLKSRGVDVEDLPGLEPCGPRRQIYFDPSKTRAGIVTCGGLCPGLNDVIAGLVRTLTYHYGVRRVVGFRNGYRGFVSSYGHDVVELTPESVREIPVDGGTFLGTSRGPQDPEEIVDCLEQMHLNVLFVIGGDGTMRGAMEIARVVAERSLRIAVVGIPKTIDNDIPFIDQSFGFQTAFSQASDAIRSVTVEAKSTPGGVGLVKLMGRHSGFIACYASLVRSDADAVLIPEVPFELDGETGLLHHLRRRVEQRGHAVVVVAEGAGQELLPPVGRTDASGNAKLADIGPWMRERITESFAGAGMETTVRYVDPSYLIRSVPANPYDSVYTVRLSQAAVHAAMSGRTAMVVGRVRRRFVHIPMSLAVSRRNQVDPYGDLWMAVLESTGQPWRFGEDSGAPTRAPHT; encoded by the coding sequence GTGACGACGTGGGAGTACAGCACCATCACTCCGGACGACCTGGCGATCGACACCCTCGGCCCGGCCCGCATCACGTCCCCGCTCGCCCCGCTGCTCGACGCCCGACGCACCACCGAGCACTACGTCGACTCCGGTGACCGCGTCCTGCTCGACGACACCGCCAACGGGCTCAAGTCCCGCGGTGTCGACGTCGAGGACCTGCCCGGGCTGGAGCCCTGCGGCCCGCGCCGCCAGATCTACTTCGACCCGTCGAAGACCCGGGCCGGCATCGTCACCTGCGGCGGGCTCTGCCCGGGGCTCAACGACGTCATCGCCGGCCTCGTGCGCACCCTGACCTACCACTACGGCGTGCGCCGGGTGGTCGGGTTCCGCAACGGCTACCGCGGGTTCGTCTCCTCCTACGGGCACGACGTCGTCGAGCTGACGCCGGAGTCGGTGCGCGAGATCCCGGTCGACGGCGGCACCTTCCTCGGCACCTCGCGCGGCCCGCAGGACCCCGAGGAGATCGTCGACTGCCTGGAGCAGATGCACCTCAACGTGCTGTTCGTGATCGGCGGCGACGGCACGATGCGCGGCGCCATGGAGATCGCCAGGGTGGTCGCCGAGCGGAGCCTGCGGATCGCCGTCGTCGGGATCCCGAAGACGATCGACAACGACATCCCGTTCATCGACCAGAGCTTCGGCTTCCAGACGGCGTTCTCCCAGGCCAGTGACGCCATCCGGTCGGTGACGGTGGAGGCCAAGTCCACCCCGGGCGGGGTCGGGCTGGTCAAGCTGATGGGCCGGCACTCCGGCTTCATCGCCTGCTACGCCTCGCTCGTCCGGTCCGACGCGGACGCCGTCCTCATCCCCGAGGTGCCGTTCGAGCTCGACGGTGAGACCGGCCTGCTGCACCACCTGCGACGACGGGTGGAGCAGCGCGGGCACGCGGTCGTCGTCGTCGCGGAGGGGGCCGGGCAGGAGCTGCTGCCGCCGGTGGGGCGCACCGACGCGTCGGGCAACGCGAAGCTCGCCGACATCGGCCCGTGGATGCGGGAGCGGATCACCGAGTCCTTCGCCGGGGCCGGGATGGAGACGACGGTGCGCTACGTCGACCCCAGCTACCTGATCCGCAGCGTCCCGGCGAACCCGTACGACAGCGTCTACACCGTGCGGCTGTCCCAGGCCGCGGTGCACGCCGCGATGTCCGGACGGACGGCGATGGTCGTCGGCCGCGTCCGCCGCCGGTTCGTGCACATCCCGATGTCCCTCGCGGTGAGCCGCCGCAACCAGGTCGACCCGTACGGGGACCTGTGGATGGCGGTGCTGGAGTCGACCGGCCAGCCGTGGCGGTTCGGCGAGGACTCCGGCGCCCCGACCCGCGCCCCGCACACCTGA
- the surE gene encoding 5'/3'-nucleotidase SurE, producing the protein MPLALITNDDGIGSPGLYPLARAAREAGYDVVVAAPASDASGAGGSVRAVVGPEDDGHVALSARDDIAELDGIEAWALAADPAWIVQAAGQGWFERRPDVVLSGINIGANTGGQVLHSGTVGAVLAGALNGWSGIALSLACGLAVPRRPHWDTVTALLPELLERLRSRPAGTPWTVNVPDVGIDRLPPLREAALCATGSVRVRMVHRGPDGDRPGGLRAVVSEEHSEALPGTDVALLAAGHPTVTELSPIGFRPGGTGYPA; encoded by the coding sequence GTGCCGCTCGCTCTGATCACCAACGACGACGGAATCGGGTCCCCGGGGCTGTATCCGCTGGCCAGGGCGGCGCGGGAGGCGGGGTACGACGTCGTCGTGGCCGCCCCGGCGTCGGACGCCAGCGGGGCGGGCGGGTCGGTCCGGGCGGTCGTCGGCCCGGAGGACGACGGCCACGTCGCGCTGAGCGCCCGGGACGACATCGCCGAGCTGGACGGGATCGAGGCCTGGGCGCTCGCCGCGGACCCGGCGTGGATCGTCCAGGCGGCCGGGCAGGGCTGGTTCGAGCGCCGGCCGGACGTGGTGCTCTCCGGGATCAACATCGGCGCGAACACCGGCGGCCAGGTGCTGCACTCCGGGACGGTCGGCGCCGTGCTCGCCGGGGCGCTGAACGGCTGGTCCGGGATCGCGCTGTCACTGGCCTGCGGCCTGGCGGTGCCGCGGCGTCCGCACTGGGACACCGTCACGGCACTGCTGCCGGAGCTGCTCGAACGGTTGCGCTCCCGCCCGGCCGGGACGCCGTGGACGGTCAACGTCCCCGACGTCGGCATCGACCGGCTCCCGCCGCTGCGCGAGGCCGCGCTCTGCGCGACCGGCTCGGTGCGGGTGCGGATGGTGCACCGCGGCCCGGACGGCGACCGGCCCGGCGGCCTGCGCGCGGTCGTGTCCGAGGAGCACTCCGAGGCGCTGCCCGGTACCGACGTCGCGCTGCTCGCCGCGGGACACCCGACGGTGACCGAGCTGTCCCCGATCGGCTTCCGGCCCGGCGGGACCGGCTACCCCGCCTGA
- a CDS encoding flavin reductase family protein translates to MSTRTDLAGALRTAFRGHPAGVAVVTATGAAGPAGMTMSSVASVSTDPPALSFSMARTARLADAVLGSGSVVVHLLDDVDAGLAADFAAPGAERFGPGTRWVSLPTGEPWLPDVGTAVRARVCSVAEVGASLLFAAEIVEVLGLRRRGGPLVHVGREYRSVGAGALPQAG, encoded by the coding sequence ATGAGCACCCGTACCGATCTCGCCGGGGCCCTGCGGACGGCGTTCCGCGGGCACCCGGCGGGGGTCGCCGTCGTGACCGCGACCGGGGCGGCGGGACCGGCGGGGATGACGATGTCGTCGGTCGCCTCGGTGTCCACCGACCCGCCCGCGCTGTCGTTCTCGATGGCGCGCACCGCCCGGCTCGCCGATGCGGTGCTGGGGTCGGGCTCGGTCGTCGTCCACCTGCTCGACGACGTCGACGCCGGCCTCGCCGCCGACTTCGCCGCGCCCGGTGCGGAGCGGTTCGGGCCCGGGACCCGGTGGGTGTCGCTGCCGACCGGCGAGCCGTGGCTGCCCGACGTCGGGACGGCCGTGCGTGCCCGGGTGTGCTCGGTCGCCGAGGTCGGGGCGTCGCTGCTGTTCGCCGCGGAGATCGTGGAGGTGCTCGGGCTGCGGCGGCGCGGCGGGCCGCTCGTCCACGTCGGCCGGGAGTACCGGTCGGTCGGCGCCGGCGCCCTGCCTCAGGCGGGGTAG
- a CDS encoding fused MFS/spermidine synthase gives MRLAIARTAVVVSGAAILVVETLATRLVAPYVGLTLESTTAVIGVALAGIAAGAALGGRWADRHDPVAVAALMLVVGGLGTLAVRPLVRLLGPVLGAGPSAAVLLVAASTLVSVTALSAVTPAVTRARLTGLDRSGEVIGGLSAAGTIGSLAGTFLTGFVLVALFPVSVILLLTAAACLLLGVLVAPWRRRRDVARGGTAAVLLAVALVAVPGRCDADTTYYCASVQPDPGDPAGRYLVLDDLRHSYVRLGDPAHLEFAYTKRFAAAVDTAFGPARALDVVHVGGGALTMPRWLAATRPGSTSAVLELDRGVVDLGVRELEAGGIPGTTVRTGDARAGLAERPDDSADVVIGDAFGARSVPWHLSTVEFVDEVRRVLRPGGLYLLNVIDRDPLELVRAATATVGTRFGSTGLVARPSEFAPGGGGNVVVVASDRPLDPAALDGAVTRAGEPGAVLDPGRTSAFAAGAPVLTDDRAPVDQLITTGLEG, from the coding sequence GTGCGCCTCGCCATCGCCCGGACCGCCGTCGTCGTGTCGGGGGCGGCGATCCTCGTCGTCGAGACCCTCGCCACCCGGCTGGTCGCGCCGTACGTCGGCCTCACCCTGGAGTCGACGACCGCCGTGATCGGGGTGGCGCTCGCCGGGATCGCCGCGGGCGCCGCGCTCGGCGGGCGCTGGGCCGACCGGCACGACCCGGTGGCCGTCGCGGCGCTGATGCTCGTCGTCGGCGGGCTCGGGACGCTCGCGGTGCGGCCGCTGGTACGGCTGCTCGGCCCGGTGCTCGGGGCCGGGCCGTCCGCGGCGGTGCTGCTCGTCGCGGCGTCCACGCTGGTCTCGGTGACCGCGCTGTCCGCGGTCACGCCCGCGGTCACCAGGGCCCGGCTGACCGGGCTCGACCGGTCCGGGGAGGTCATCGGCGGGCTGTCCGCGGCCGGGACGATCGGGTCGCTCGCGGGCACCTTCCTCACCGGGTTCGTGCTGGTCGCGCTGTTCCCGGTGAGCGTGATCCTGCTCCTCACGGCGGCCGCGTGCCTGCTGCTCGGCGTGCTGGTGGCACCGTGGCGGCGCCGTCGGGACGTCGCCCGGGGCGGCACCGCTGCCGTCCTGCTCGCGGTCGCGCTGGTCGCCGTGCCGGGCCGGTGCGACGCCGACACCACCTACTACTGCGCCTCGGTGCAGCCCGATCCCGGCGATCCCGCCGGGCGCTACCTCGTGCTCGACGACCTGCGGCACTCCTACGTCCGGCTCGGCGACCCGGCGCACCTGGAGTTCGCCTACACCAAGCGGTTCGCCGCGGCCGTCGACACGGCGTTCGGGCCCGCGCGGGCGCTGGACGTCGTGCACGTCGGCGGGGGCGCGCTCACCATGCCGCGCTGGCTGGCCGCGACCCGGCCCGGGAGCACGTCGGCCGTGCTGGAGCTGGACCGCGGCGTGGTCGACCTGGGCGTCCGCGAGCTGGAGGCCGGCGGGATCCCGGGAACCACCGTGCGCACCGGTGACGCCAGGGCTGGGCTGGCCGAGCGGCCGGACGACTCGGCGGACGTCGTCATCGGGGACGCGTTCGGCGCCCGCTCGGTGCCGTGGCACCTGTCCACGGTCGAGTTCGTCGACGAGGTCCGGCGGGTCCTGCGGCCGGGCGGGCTCTACCTGCTCAACGTCATCGACCGGGACCCGCTGGAGCTGGTGCGTGCGGCCACCGCCACCGTCGGCACCCGGTTCGGCTCGACCGGGCTGGTGGCCCGCCCGTCGGAGTTCGCACCGGGGGGCGGCGGGAACGTCGTGGTCGTCGCGTCCGACCGGCCGCTCGACCCGGCGGCCCTGGACGGCGCGGTGACGCGCGCCGGGGAGCCCGGCGCCGTCCTGGACCCCGGCCGTACCTCGGCCTTCGCCGCCGGCGCACCCGTGCTGACCGACGACCGGGCCCCGGTCGACCAGCTCATCACCACCGGGCTGGAGGGCTGA